Genomic window (Flavobacteriales bacterium):
CAGAGCAAAGGGACGGATAATCGATGGATCATGGGACCATGGTCTCACGGTCATCCCGCTCACCGCAGCGATCAATATTATTTAGGAGACATCTACTACGGAGACAAGGTATCTGAACAGTATCAGGTCAAAATGGAAGCACCCTTCTTTGCACATCACTTAAAGGGTGAAGCATACCATGGACTGCCAGAGGTCAAACTCTATGATACCGGGAAGAATGCATGGAAGGATCTGGATCGATATCCGGAGGATGCTCAGAAACTCACATTGTATCCAAGCGCTGACGGGAGCTTGCTCTCTGAGATAGGAGATGCAGATGCTCGAATGGAATACGTCTCAGACCCTGCTCACCCTGTACCTTTCATCGAAGAACTCGATTTCCATTTGATGGCGCCCAAACCCTACATGTGTGATGATCAACGTTTTTGCAGTAAGCGGCCCGATGTGCTCACCTTCAGCACCGACCCTCTGACAGAGCCTGTCACCGTGCTCGGTGAGATAGAAGCCCTTCTGCAATTCGCCACCGATCATGAGGATGCTGATCTTTATGTGAAATTGATCGATGTATACCCCATGGATCGTGAGCCCTTGAAAACGGATGTGGAGGGCGTGAAGATGAATGGCTATCAACAACTCGTTCGCATGGGCTACCTAAGAGGCAGATTCCGTGAGTCCTTCGAGAAACCCAGCCCTTTCACTCCAGGTGAGAAGACTGAAGTACGGGTAGAACTGACAGATGCCTTCCATACCTTCAAGAAAGGTCATCGGATCATGATCCAGGTGCAGAGCAGCATGTTTCCCTTGTACGATAGGAATCCGCAGAACTATGTGGAGTCCATCTATGAAGCTGAAGAATCCGATTTTGAGAAAGCCACGCACACACTATTCGGAGATAGCCGCTTCATTCTTCCCGTCTTAAGCGATTGACAGTAAGCACTGGACAGGAATGCTTTTTTGGTCGAACTTAGCGTTGACCAACACGTGTAGTTATGACAGCGATGAGTGAGGCGAGATTACAAAAGCTACTTGTACTATTCTTCATATTAGCCCTTTTCGGGATGGGACTGAACCACCTTCAGGATCAGGACGATACCGATCTTGAGAGTGCGCGACCAGCTGATACCGAACAGGTACAGGTGGACCAGGAGTACTCAATGATCCATTGAGTTTTGGCGCATACCTTCTCCTAGGACCATGGCCACGGCATTGGCCAGATTGAAGCTGCGTACTTTTCCAGGAAATGGAATCCGTGTAAGTCGATCTTCGAATCTGGTACGGATCTCTTGAGAGAGCCCGACCGACTCTTTTCCGAATATCAACCAGTCTCCAGGTGAGATACGGGTACTATAGAGCGACCGCTTTCCGTGCGAAGAGAAGAAATGGATGGAAGCCTGTGTATCCACCTGCCCTATACAATCTTCCAAGCAATCGTACTCATGAACGGCCAGATCGGACCAATAATCCAGACCTGCTCTTCTCACCCGACTCTCATCTATCTGGAAACCCAATGGATGGATCAGATGCAGTACACTTTCCGTGGCTACACAGAGTCGACCGATGTTTCCTGTATTGTTCGGAATCTCCGGCTCGACAAGCACCACATTGAATCCGCTCATTCCTGATCCTTGATCTTCTTTTCCCACTTTTCCTTGGCATGGGCCTGTAGATCGACCACTACATCGGATTCATCAACAATTTCAGCACCAAGTAAATTCTCGAAAAGGTCTTCCATCGTCACTACGCCCACAACGTGTCCGAAATCATCAGTGACCAGATGCATATGCTGTCTGCTCTTAGAGATGCGCTTGAGCAGTTCTGGTAGTTTCAGATCATCAGAGACTACCGGTATATCCCTACGTAGATCGGATAATGGTATATCCCCATTCTCACGGGCCATGACATCCAAGGCATCATCCTTGAGTATCAGACCTGTGACATTGTCTTTTTCACCTAAGAAAATGGGTACCCGGCTAAAAGTCTTGCTTTCAGGAAATGCCATATACTCAGCGACCGTGGTCTCTTCAGAAAGCATGAATGTGACCGATCGAGGAGTCATGATATCCCTCACTGTCTGTTTCTCGAATGCCAATACATTGTTGATGATGGCTGATTCTGTATCACGAAGGATCCCTTCGCTCGAACCCAATTCTGCCATGGCCACAAAATCGGCTCGGGATAGTACCGCCTTCTCTTTTTCCTTCTTCAGACTACGGGTGATCAGCTGACTCATCCATACGAATGGGAGTAAGATGGTAAGGATGACCCGAATAGCACGGACCGAAAAAGGGACCAATGCTTTCCAGTTATTGGCACCGATGGTCTTCGGGATGATCTCAGAGACTACGAGGATCAATAGGGTCATTGCTCCTGCAATAGCTCCTTCATAACTCACGATATCCTTCCCGCCTATGGTCAGGTAATTCTCTCCGTAAATCTCTCCAGCCGTGGCTCCTACCATGATGGCTCCTACCGTATGCGCCAGGGTATTGAGGGTTAGAATCGCTGAAAGGGGTCTATCGATATCCTGCTTATACTCTTCCAGCAGCTGGCCCGTAGCGGTTCCCGAGCTCACCTGCCCCCTGACATAGGAGGGAGTGACCGATAGGAGCACGGCTTCTAAAATGCTACATAGAAAGGAGAACGCAATAGATAGAACAGCCCAGATAATAAGTTCGGTCACAGCCTGATGATTTTGTCAAAAATAGATTATCCCTAGCTCCTATCTGAGATTGCGCTACATGATCGACCTTCTTCTCATTCATAGTAGCCTGTGCTCAGCCTCTCTTAGGACTGGAATACACCCTGGATATTGCCTCAAGTAAAATCCATCCTCGAGCTAACTTCGTATCTTATGGGGATGACCAGAACATACCTGATGCTTGTTCTATTGCTCAGCTCTCAGCTGATGCTGGCCGGAGGTGGTTGGGTCAAATCCAAAGGCCAAGGATATTATAAGTTCGGTCAGTCCTGGGTGGAGAGTATGGGGTACTTCTCTGGAGGCTCCAATTTCAGCCCGAGGCTCAGTAGTCAACTCTTTACCACCAGTTTCTACATGGAGCACGGTCTAGGGGAGGGCATCAGTCTGGAGACCTACCTCCCAGTGTATGTGCGTCATACCGTTGATGGGATGATAGAAGAAGATGGAGAGCTCGTAGTGATAAATGACGCTATCGGTGGCATAGGTGATATGAATGTCGGCCTTCGCAAGAAGATCCACTCCGGATCACTGATCCAGATCAGCGCCAGTCTCACCCTCGGCCTACCAATCGGGAGCCCGACTCTGGGAGAGCGCGAGAACCTATTCACCGGTGATGGAGAATTCAACCAACTCATACGGAGCGACTTGAGCATCCCTTTTGGAAATGATGCCATAGCCGGATACAGTACTGTTTATGCCGGCTTCAACAACCGCAGTGGGAACTTCACCAATGAATTGTGGTATGGTCTGGAGGCGGGAGTCTCCATTCAAGAATCCAAGTTCTGGCTCATCGGCCGTATCAATGCTATTGAAGCAGGTGATACCGGAGAAGAACAGATGTTCACCAATAATTTCACCCAATCTATGAGCTTCACTAATTATATGGTGGAAACAGCCATTTATCTGGATCCCAAAATAGGATTGACGGCCAGTTACACCGGTTCCATCCGGGGCAATGTATTGCTCGTAGCGCCTGTCTATAGCTTAGGTCTTTATATGGATATCAGATGAGGCTTGATTTTTGTGCAATGAACACTTGAAGAGAAGAGATATGAAAAGAATACTACTAGTATCCACCTTGATAGCCACCATGCAATTCGCTCTGGCCCAGCCGGATGGGAGCGTTTTTCCTGACTTCACTTTTACCGATATCGATGGACAGGAACATCACTTGCAATCGTATCTGGATCAGGGAAAAACGGTCGTGATCGATGTATTTGCCACCTGGTGCGGAGTATGTCAGAGCAGTACCGGAGGCATGGAAGAACTCTACACCTCCTATGGTCAAGGGGGTGATGAATCCTTAGTCGTTCTGACCTTTGAGCGGGACCCGAGCACGACCAATGAAGAGGCCTATATCGACCAATATGGAGTCATGTCCCCGGTCATCACTGAGGCCACAGATGTGGTCGCCAACGAATGGAATGTGACCTATCAACCCCGCTATTTCGTGATCTGCCCCGATGGGACCTTCAATAATGAATTCATATCACCGGTCTATGATGACCCGTCTGAGATTGTAGAGCATGCCATGGAATGCGCACCAGCCACCTCACTGCAAGAGGCTGATCTCAGTGAATCATTCCGACTGATCAACACCTCGGTCGACCAGATACTGCTCTATGAGACATCATACCCCGTCTTGACCTACAACATATTGGACGTCACAGGCGCTCTGGCGCAGTCTGGACGATTGGAACAGGGACGTGATCGGCTCGATCTCAGTGCTCTGCCTAAGGGTATGTACCTCTTCCATGTCACGGATGGAAGGCAGGTGCTCACCAAGCGCTTCATCAAAAGCGATTGATGAGATACCTCTGGATCTTCATTGTGCTCATAGGAGCATGTTCTTCTCCAACAGGTCCCGATGAACAGGCCATCGGCACAGAAGCGGGGCAGTTAGCTCCACCCATCATCAGTACGACTATTTCGGGTGAATCATTCGACCTCTACGCTCTCAAAGGTGATTTCATATTACTTGATTTCTGGGGTTCTTGGTGCGGTCCATGTATCAGAGAGGCCCCGCAGATAGTCGCTCTGCACAATGACTTCAAGGACAAAGGACTAACCATTGTGAGCATCGCTATCGAGAAGAACGATAAGAACGTGGCTAAGGCTGCTCGGCAGCTAGGATATGTCTGGGAGAATCAGTTGGTCGAAGAAAGCCGATACGTGCGCTTCAATCCTATTGCTTCAGCATATGACGTGACCGAGATACCGAGTCTCTTCCTTATTGATCCAGAAGGAAAGATCACATTATCGAAGACCACTATAGCTGAGGTGCGTG
Coding sequences:
- a CDS encoding redoxin domain-containing protein; the protein is MKRILLVSTLIATMQFALAQPDGSVFPDFTFTDIDGQEHHLQSYLDQGKTVVIDVFATWCGVCQSSTGGMEELYTSYGQGGDESLVVLTFERDPSTTNEEAYIDQYGVMSPVITEATDVVANEWNVTYQPRYFVICPDGTFNNEFISPVYDDPSEIVEHAMECAPATSLQEADLSESFRLINTSVDQILLYETSYPVLTYNILDVTGALAQSGRLEQGRDRLDLSALPKGMYLFHVTDGRQVLTKRFIKSD
- a CDS encoding CocE/NonD family hydrolase, with product MTRILLILSLFVVQLSLAQGLTTDDYQKEEVYITMRDGTRLHTTIYSPKENPTELPILLTRTPYSCRPYGKEMPSQIMYNEDMVADGYIFVCQDMRGRWMSEGNWENTRPPYSFKDEDATDEVTDTYDTIDWLLENVDGHNGAVGMYGNSYVGWTPLVGAVSRHPNLKAILAMAPVTNFFFEDFNRYGLFGLSYVPVLDVFGLDHEGPTAEPWYSVHPEVFTFDTDPVTTYDYYDFFLERGTLSNFTDLISEDNFFWENIKAHPTYDAYRQERNWLQYLEDINCATLIVGGWNDEQNLWGIVHAYKAIESQSKGTDNRWIMGPWSHGHPAHRSDQYYLGDIYYGDKVSEQYQVKMEAPFFAHHLKGEAYHGLPEVKLYDTGKNAWKDLDRYPEDAQKLTLYPSADGSLLSEIGDADARMEYVSDPAHPVPFIEELDFHLMAPKPYMCDDQRFCSKRPDVLTFSTDPLTEPVTVLGEIEALLQFATDHEDADLYVKLIDVYPMDREPLKTDVEGVKMNGYQQLVRMGYLRGRFRESFEKPSPFTPGEKTEVRVELTDAFHTFKKGHRIMIQVQSSMFPLYDRNPQNYVESIYEAEESDFEKATHTLFGDSRFILPVLSD
- a CDS encoding tRNA (cytidine(34)-2'-O)-methyltransferase, which codes for MSGFNVVLVEPEIPNNTGNIGRLCVATESVLHLIHPLGFQIDESRVRRAGLDYWSDLAVHEYDCLEDCIGQVDTQASIHFFSSHGKRSLYSTRISPGDWLIFGKESVGLSQEIRTRFEDRLTRIPFPGKVRSFNLANAVAMVLGEGMRQNSMDH
- a CDS encoding HlyC/CorC family transporter, yielding MTELIIWAVLSIAFSFLCSILEAVLLSVTPSYVRGQVSSGTATGQLLEEYKQDIDRPLSAILTLNTLAHTVGAIMVGATAGEIYGENYLTIGGKDIVSYEGAIAGAMTLLILVVSEIIPKTIGANNWKALVPFSVRAIRVILTILLPFVWMSQLITRSLKKEKEKAVLSRADFVAMAELGSSEGILRDTESAIINNVLAFEKQTVRDIMTPRSVTFMLSEETTVAEYMAFPESKTFSRVPIFLGEKDNVTGLILKDDALDVMARENGDIPLSDLRRDIPVVSDDLKLPELLKRISKSRQHMHLVTDDFGHVVGVVTMEDLFENLLGAEIVDESDVVVDLQAHAKEKWEKKIKDQE
- a CDS encoding TlpA family protein disulfide reductase codes for the protein MRYLWIFIVLIGACSSPTGPDEQAIGTEAGQLAPPIISTTISGESFDLYALKGDFILLDFWGSWCGPCIREAPQIVALHNDFKDKGLTIVSIAIEKNDKNVAKAARQLGYVWENQLVEESRYVRFNPIASAYDVTEIPSLFLIDPEGKITLSKTTIAEVREKLTASL